TTGCTTGTGCTTATTCTGTACTCATTTTGTCTTTGTTATAGGCTTTGTTTTTGTCTATGATTATCTAGTATCGGTGGTAACCATCTTTCAGCTCGAGACATCCCAGGTATTTTGTGTTCTTTTCTATTCCGTTCTAAATTTCcataattgtttatttgttggtCTAGAGACACCTAGCTTACTCTTACCAAAATCTTACCTTGACTTTTACGTTTGCCTATACTTCGCGTTACCTCTTGAAGTCAACAAGCACACAAATCTCAGAAGGATTGTTACAGTACgcttacaaaaaaaagtgagaCAAGGCTTCTTAAAGGCGGCATACGTAAAAAAATCCCCTGTTCACCAGAACAATACAGTGGGTGTAATTAGACTCAACTGAAAGTTGTTGGAATCGGCAAGAAGTATGACTTATTTGTATTCCCTGCCATTGGAGCTACTATGATACTACTATGATGTCTATGTTCTCAACCATTTGGCAAACAGAACTGTCGAAGGAGGAAAGAGTGTTCCATTCTTTCCTATGGAAGTTCCCTATAAAGTATGGAAGGGCGTAATTCTGAATGTTTCGTTTCCTTCATCAGTATTTGGATCTACGGTATTTCTACATATTAAAAGAGTATGACACACTAATTGTACAGGGAGTAATTGTGAGGCAAAACTTCCGAGGTGATAGCGAATGTATATTTCAGACCGTATCGCATATCGTGCGCAAGATcagacaaagaaaagaaactgagCTGCCCCATAGGTTTAAAACCCgtcctcttttctcttctcttagcCCAGTTGCCATATTCTGCCTGGTGTCGATTCAGTTCACCACAAGAGAAAAGAGGCTGAAGTCTTATCCAAAAGCAGTCATGTGTCATCATCTGCCTTATTATGAATATCAAAAGGCCTTCAGGGCCTGTGATCCTGTAAGCTGTAAAGTTTTTATTTCCAGAGACGTTGATTTCCAAGAACCTTATGATCCATCCATTGAGACTGAGCAGCCGCGTAGCATATTTGACAGGAAATGAGGCTCTCTCAAGCATCACTACCTGATATATTCGTTTAACTAGATAATAGCATGCAGAAGGCAGCAGTTTTGTCCATGGAGTCACAAGAAGTTGTAACATTTAGCAATTAAAAAGTCAACACTGAAGAGATGACCAGCGATTTTACGGGTAATTAAATACAAGAGCATTCTCCTAGAAAAGAATGGGAAGACCACATGTGAGATGGATTGATGATTCGTCCAACAAGCTCTCTCAAAACTAGCTGCAGGGATGTCGTAGAATAGCCAAAAGACTTCAAGAACGTCAGTAGTCCCCTCAAATATATGGCAATTGAAATGTCGCGGAAGAAATAAGGGGATTTTATAAATTTCTTTTAGATGTTGAGCATGAGCAGAATACTTGTTCACAATGGTTATAACTAGgtggaataaaaatgaagcagCCAACTTGACTGCCCAGCCCTTTCACCAAGAGTGAATTTGCATATAATAATCCACTTTTTACCACACAATCAATGTTTTGCTCAGGAATGCAGCTCCCATTGATTTTTCCTGCAAAGTCTACGTTTAACTGTCCTCATTTATCGTACTGCTGGGTTGGAAATTGCTTGGGTGGAAAAGTTCAATAAAGCTCTGGTTCACAATTCTTGGGCATTCGAATCGGTAATATATTACCAATTATAATATAACAATATATTACCGAAGGTGACTGAAAGACAACCTCTTAACTCTTGCTTTCCCTTACCTTCATAGAAATAAATGATCCATACATACAATATATGGTTCTGGCTTGGGTGGCAGACGGGTAGTTTTTTGTTGTCCATTGTTGATTCTTTATCAAGATATTTAAAACCCCAATAACACTCTGAAATCTTATTTCCATAAAAACATCAGAAACAATTTACGAAATGTAAAAGGCAACGTGAACCCGAAAGGCGAAAACATCATGAGAAGAACAGCACAACCCTTAACAACAACAGTGTAACTCTCAGCACGGGTTTGGTGTTTTTGGCTACAATAGCTAATGGCTCTCGCTTAATGGGGCTAAAGTCGATAGCTAATGAAATTCCTTTGTGGGGTTTTTGAGTTAGCGAAATAACTCCCTAGCGCTCAATTAGCGAAGTCACAAAAAAAAGCCAGAAAATTATACAATAATATCTTGGTAGTTAttatataaaatttgttttctatggAACGGAATGCCATGTCTTTCATAGAAGGTTGATTTCATTCCACTGTTTCCATGAATATGATTCATGAAAATCCTTCATGAACACAGCGGAATCATATATTTTTCAGATGCCACGTAATCGTTCCAAAAATAGGGGTCACAGACCAGTAAAAAGGAATCTTGAGGCGGTGGTTTAGGTCGACCCCGAAGCAGCATCCCAGATCCCTCTGGACCAAATTCAAGTACAGCTCAAAGTCACACCCCAGATTCAATACCAAGGTGCTGGGGCCTAATTCCCGTTCAACTGAACGCCGTAACTCCTTAGCCGAGACGGCCGAGAGCCAAAAGGAACAGGGCCCCCAAAAAGATTTGTATTAagcataaaataattttcttctttttattggtTTTAATCTTTGTTTTGTAGTCACTCCTAGATGCAAGTACTGTGACTGCGCTTGTTCTTTCTTCTGTAGATAAATTCATCGTTTTGAAATGTTGGATCACCCAAAAATATGTCGCATGTCCTGTCCCCACCCGCGGCATGGCCTTAGGGTATGGGGGACAAAGGGGAGGATTCTTGAACAAAGGATTTCCTCCCCCTTCAGGACTCCCAccttaatgtttgattgagtaaGTTTTCGGCTTTTCACTGtaacacacaaataaaaaaaaattagatctatttttcaaatcatttctTTATCAGGAATGATGCAGCCTAAATATCTACTCTTCGTGCAACATGATTTGTTGAGGAACCCAGTTAGGGATGCCCTCAGTTAAGATTCAGGGAAATATTGTCCTACCGTTAAAAACGATCCGAAAAACCATAAGGACTACCAAGAAATTGGGCCTCAACTTTCTTCCCTATCGAAAAGATTCAGCCTATAAAGCCAAAAGACAGAATTTACAagccaagaagaaagaaacgcgaaaatttcgatttttttaatgtctaaAATTACATGTTAATGCCTTTTACGGGCCATTGCCTGAGCCAACCAGCTTTGTTATTTTGAAGACGAAAGTGTGCTATCTTCGACGCTAGTACCCGATTCATACTGCACGtggttcaaaataaaattgcaaGTACTTTTACAACAACCAAATCAGTTACAtatgtttttaaaagttttagtTTCCTCAAGGTAATTTCTTTGCTATCTTTACCATCTTTTACTTTTCGACCTATTTATCTTTTCAATTAAGCAGTTGCGAAGAAGAAAGTCTCCAaattataagagaaacgaATGGTGTCATGGGTATTAGCAAGAGGACTGGATGtggcctttttaaaaaatcagaaacacctcaaagaagaagaaacggaaataaataaaggatATTTAAAAGAGTTTTCCGAATTTAAGGTAAAATTAATTGTCAATGGGATATTGCGTCAGGGTCATTCCTTAAACTACATCAAATTGGAACTCAATACTATGGAGCACGCCAACATGGTGAAATTATGCATGATGGCTAAAGATAGGATTTCTGTTGCATATTGGGATTTTGATATTCCTTTGCTTCCTGAACCAGCAGCTATCACTTCTAGTTTACTAGAATAAGACGAAACTTGCACAGCAACACCCAAAAAACCTAGAAAGGAAATAGACCTTACATCATGAATAGAACGCTAAAGTTAATGAATGGGGGAGATAGTGGCTCACGGAAATGTTTCTTCCACAACACACGTTAATTACTTTACGTAAAAGATTATACCCCCTTGAAAGGTTTTCCCGTGAAACAGAAAATCGACTACCTCTGAACAGATATCAacattggaaagaaaaaatcatttcccGTTGGAACTCTAATTACAGTTAGAAAGAAAATCCACCCAAAGACACCTCTTCGCTGTTTTCAGAAAGAATCATTTGCATGTACAAAGCTCAATGCAATGGCGTTAAGATACAATGCAATAGAAACACGAGGAATATATTTTTCTAATAATGAGTTTACTTTTTTCCAGATATGTTAAGGGGTTGACAATATCAAGTGATTAGTTGATATGCTTCCGTAGTTGCGGAAAAATGATGGCTGGTGCTTCATGGGGTGAGAAAACGAGAGGGTtgcgaataaataaacatttcaatccCTCCAATCCACTTACCAAAGTCAGTTAAACCAGGTATTCTTGGCTTCATTGGGTGAGCGTGCCTCCCCATTGTCTGTGTAAGTCATAAAGCAGAGCACGTTCCTGGATGGCTCACTTTGTTTGAAGATCCCTTCAATGCGGAATAAACAAAGTGCAATTTTTGATTCCAAATTACGTGAGGTCTGAAAGATTCCATATAAGTATTTGTATAGTCGACACAATTCGCTCTCATTTTTATGGATAAGGTAGGCTTCTGCATGTGAGATGCACAGTTCTTAATCATCTTCCTTGTACAAGAATGCTGTACCAGGCTGTTTTAATGTTAAGATGACAAAGTTTGAAGGCATATTGTTCTGCAATTGTAATCATGAGCCGTAGTGAATCGTAGCGTAAGACTACCCTGCTAACACGGCTGGTCTGATATCCGCCTATGCGACGTATGTTCATCCATTCTCCGTCGCGTctatttttcgtccaaaaaataCGACGATAGTGCGTATTTTTCACGTCTTTTTACGATGTTGCTATCTTGTCTATTTTGTATTAGTTTTACCTGTCTAATAGACGTGCTAATTTGACACAAACTGGATATATTTTCTGTGTGTACAAGTTACGTCCATTAGAtgacaaattcaaatatttatttattttttaaaaaagataacttACGGCGCTGACGTactttataaaaaatattgcggcaaattcaaaatgtcaaaGCTTTCTACATTTTCCACTTGTATTTTTATGTCTTGCaacatttgaataaataacattacaacatttcaatcaattaTCATTAAGCAAACGAGCTAGAACAAAGAggtgacacaaaaaaaaaccatttttagaCAATTGCATGGGAATTCTCAGCATTTTACATTCCATCAACGAAATTGGCCAAGCTTGAACAATCGACGACAACTCACTAACAACTATTTCTTGGATGTCAATAGATTTTAAGTGTAAACAAACAGGTTTTGTTGCTTTAAACGCTTCAATAGGTTCGAAACATGAGCTCTTGGTATGTTGCAATCCAGTACCCATTCAGCAAGACTCCGTCTCACAGCTTCTTCATGAGAAACATCAATGTTCTCATCATTTAAATTGACCAGCCAATCATTGACGTTATCTGGGATGGATGATTCACTAATAGATTTCTGGTAAGAATCATTGTCTTCCAAAAGTTCCTCCCagtcaagattttcatagttcATGAAATGTTGGTAATGTGTGGTATGACCTGAAGCACCTGAAGCCTGACTGTCATCTTCAAGAAAATTGGGATGGCCTGGGAAAAGACATAAATGAATAAGGatttttattcataattttttgtgtgttaccATTAAACTCGTTGCTCATTGATGTTGTCCCAACACTTGCTAGAGGAAGATGTAAGTGTTCATCAGTGTTGACACTCTTGCTTGATGTAGTTTCGCTGTTGACAACTTCAGCTGCGAATACATTTTCATCACCTAACATTAAACAGAAATATAGGCCCTATTAGGAAGTCAATATAAACCACATTATTATTCTATAGAAGTAGTATTACCAATCAACTCTATCCTCAATGGTGGTGTAACATGTGTTGGTGATGGAGGCAAGTCATTGCTGATGTTCACAGTCCCGTCAGTTGCCTCAAAATGAGTTCCAACATCATCTGTTGGTAAATTCTGACTCCCTATAATGAAAGTCATAAAGTTAATGAAGATTACAACACACCCCAGCCATGGAGTAACATTCAACATTGCATTTACTGAACATGGTTTACTAGAACGcagttttcaatcaaatttactTACAAAGCAATCCATcaatgtttgtgtttgtgtattCTTTTTTCCGTATTAGTGTTTGGCGGTATTCCACTTCTATTTTCTTGGTCCGAACAGCATTAGGGTCATCCTGTTTTCCATCAGCCATTATTTTAAAACCAGGCAGCATGGAAAATTAGAtagacatttttaatttttagtctGTTCGCCTCAACTCAAAAAGATAAACGAGTGTAATGCCATCGACATAGTGGCTGCCACAACCAGTCAAAGATTGTCTAACTTCTTTGATTACCGCTTTTGTTTTACCTAATGGGTCGGCATAATACGTTAAATTATTATAAACGAATTaagccatttttttaaatttcagatatTTAAATATATACTCCATTTTTTAGTTCAAAATAGAAtgcaaaatttaaataagaTTCTTACTTTCACCACAGTCACTTGTTGGCGCCCTGCCCAGCATCCGGTAGCAGACGAGTAAAAGTAGTCGCGTGGTTGGTTTCTTGTTTTAGATtggctttttgtttcaacaCATACCACATTCTGGTTGAACTTGACTAACATTCTGGCACTGGCACTGGCAACTTGTTAAACATTCTTTAACAAGTTAATACCATTCTTGATTGCACTATATATTTCGAATGATGGATTCTCAAACTCAAAGTAGTGTAAGTAATTATAGAATATGCCGTGTATGTATTCTTGTATATTTATCAATACCTATCTCACTTACTAACTCACTAAGTTTCACATCGTAAATTTAGACGTGGATGTCGTGAATCTGAACAAGAAAGTGAAACAAGTACAATTGGCAGTTTTACCGGATATTTTGGTGTCAGATGGAATCTGCTACTACCCTAATACCAAGAATTCCCTGCCCTATGTCTTGAGAAGATCCTCCGTtggaaaaaataggaaaacataTCCATCAACCATCAAGTCAACGTTTGGTAACTAAACTCTATACATTTAGTTTCTCAATGTGAAATAATGAATCCGTTAAAATTTCAGATACCTACACAGAAGCTAGAATCAAGTTGGCAGGAATGAATTCTGACATTGATACTACAGATTCTCAACATGAGGCATCTGCTGCTGTGAATTAGGAGGGTAGACCCAAACGCAAAAAGAGGAAACCTACAAGACAATTGAGCGCAGATGAATCAGCAGAAGACTCAGATAGTGATTCTTATTTGGAAGATTGTGACGATGATGTTCTACTGGCTTATGTGCTGAAAAAAGTATGTGCATTCtctcaaaatgtttcatgTATAATCTtaaatgtatttttgtttcatttagaTAAAACTGCCACATGTTATGTACCCCCACAATCTTCTACGGAACCTGATAGACAGGTCTTTACTGTTCCTCTTACTGTCAATGATGTAAGAAGCAGCCAGCAACCAACAGCTGGATTAGTTAATCAGTTGAACCAGCCAGCAATAATGCCTCCACCTCGTCAGCAATCTTTTATTCTAGACCATGTATCCAACGGAGAACCATCAAGTAGTTGTCATCGTGAAAGTTATCACGCTCCACCGCGTTCTCAACAGCAGCTCTACCCAACTTCTGATTCATGGTCACACAATAGTGCCATGCAGCAGCAAACACACACTGCAGTATCAAACGAAACTTTTCAGAGtaattatttcttgtattttattAGTTCTCCGTATCGTGACTAAATTATTGTACCTTTTTCAGATGACCAATACTCTACAAGTGCCCCATCAGATTATTTGAACTCTCCACAGCCTGGAACTTCTGGTGTGAACTATCACATCAATGGTTATCAGCAACAATCCAGGATTTCATAGAACAGATATACTTAACTGAAATCGGTCGTGTTGTGAACACTGTTCCAGAGACTCCTTTATTGACTCAAAATCTTCAAAGCAACACCCCTGATGCAGTTTCAGCTCTGTCTCGAAGAGAACGCCGAGCAGGAATCTTTTGAATTGTCAGTTTTCAAGTTCGTAGCCCAAATTTCTCAAGGGATTGagaaactttcaaaagcttTACAAGTAATAATAAGTATCACGATTGAGAAAGGACAATCTTCAATCGCATTGCCAACGATGGAATTCGACGGCCTACCTGTTAAAGATATTGAATCACTacgattgttgttgttctttgttcgttttttttcatttgtgttGATTTACCTCCCTTGTTTCCATCAAACCCGtctcaacacaaaaaataatcttGAATTGTCTTACACTTATCGCTGTATTTGTAAGTGGAAAATACAATGagttttacatttaattcattgccaactttatttaatttaaatgtatttCGGCTGTACATATTTCGGCTCAATGGTATGTAGAATGGATAGTCCAAAACATGGACAAACAGTGTATAATCTACATCCAAATGTGGCCAGGGTAAAATTCCAAACGCGTCCACATCTGGTCAATTTGGATATCCTATAAACGTAAAAAGTTTACGTAGAATGATGTGACATTAGGATAGACATTCAACGTACCATGGATGTCCCAAATGTATATCCAATCGTCCAATATGGATAGCAGGGGTACGTTGTTGAGATGTAAGCGTGCCAGCAGGGTAGATGATTCTTAAAAGTTGATTCCTTTTACTTGATGATAGCCTTTCGCAAAGAAACGAGCTTTTATCCTTTTGGATAGTCCTTCTTTTCCAGTTTAATCTTTTAGTTTCATTCGCTTGGGATAGTTTCTTAGGTTTGCAGTTCTAAATTAGTGGATTGCTTTGGATTGCTTTGCATATGTGTCGTGATTTCCGTAGAAACTTCTTCATCGATCTGCCATTGCTTTTTAGGGATTCGTCCTGGCTTTGACGGTACGTAGTCAATCTGGCCCTGCCGTTTTCAGTCCCAACTTTTCTGGCCCAACTTTTACGGCCCAAAAATTGTTTATTAAGTTAAGAAAAGTAGCTCCGTTTTGCCCACATCTTTTCCGGCCCACAGTCAAAGTTTTCTGAAGACTGGATAATTCTAATCTTAAATCCATGAAAAACACGaagacacaaaaagaaaaactctacTTGGTGGGAAATCAGCAATATATGCTGTTATGTAATGATTGCCCTGCCCCATGAATTTAAGTTTAACAAAAATCTTATAATCGACTAAAATTCTACTTATAGATTTGTCTCTGATATATACATTTGTGTTTGATTTATACATTTGTGTTTGATTTGGCATAGGATCACTTTAGGCCTATATGTCTCTTGTAGATGGACATGTTTTGtgtaaattcattttattttcacgtTCAGAATAGCACAAACGTTGAACGACTGAAATTTTCGGAAATACCGTTAAAGAGACGACTGTTTAAGACTTGACGACGATGACATAAGGTATCTCGACATCTCGTCTCAGTAAAAGTAGCTTTTTTATGAAGTTTGGCTGGTAACCGAAATAAGTTAAGAATAATTTATCTGAGTACGACCAAGTTCAAACTACCGACGCGAGGTTTATCATGTCATGTCGTATACCATGTGATTCTAGTTTTTATTCCTgttgaatatttaattaagATCTTAAACCAATGtatattgaattattttattttatttctattctgaattttgtttgttagtaTTGAGTTGTTAGTAACAACTCACATGCAGTAGAAATCGGCGATTATCGCACCGATACTTTTTTGAAACTTCATCGTTCGATAgtcggcaataaaaaaaacacttgtATCGCTATCGCAACCGGAAATACTTATTTTTAGCGATGTTAACAACCGTTGGTTGTtacataataaatttttgtatAAATTCCCATTTTCCGTgttgtaacatttttttatttactccgTATTTGGTAAACAGCATTTTATTGTGGGCCGGAAAAGATGTGACAGTACCggtatagttttttttacatttgcgTTCTCTAAAAGTATGAAAATTTGTGACCGGAAAAGATGAGACCCAAAAGTTGAGGATTGACTGGTACTCAATTTTGACTGTCTGACGTGTgcaattggggggggggggttacatTGCTGGgattttccttcattttggTTGGCGCATCACTATCCCCACGTAACACAGGACCGTCCTACGGATGTTCGACAGATGTCGTCAGACATTCGCAGAAAGAGGGCGTTCCGAGGTCGGCTTAACGTTAGAAGACCTACCCAAATCGGCGCCCACGGACATAGAACGGACATCCAAGTTCCACTccgtagaaataaatatttatttcctgTCTCTATCTCTTCCTCtaacatttcttttatatttccttcttTATTGCATATCTATTTcttacttgaaatttttttaaaaagaagtttaTACTTTAACGAGATTCAAACCCGGAACGATTGAGTGGAATCCCAGTGCTTTACCGTCACGCCATTActagatataaatattatataagTCTTGGGACATATTCTTACGAGTATTCTTATAAGTCTTTGAAATCAGCCTTCGTTCGCAATAAAGGCACATTTTCATGAGAATccgaataattcttttttaaatttcaacaatGTATTGTTTACGGAATCAGTTAAACTAACGTGTCTGATGTGATATCTTTATAGCCTGAAATTTGTATGTTAAACTTATTTCGTTTATGAACTCATTTTAAACAACCCAATTACGCAAatttaatgttatttttaactttattttaaaaaataaagtttcttCTCATCCATATCATGTCTGAAGGCaaacaaaatttcgaaaacaatttttctacctaaaggaatttttaaaatcgcgCCTTTGCGGCtgatattttttgtaaaaacaagtaaaaattcAACGTCTTCAAAGAAAATTACTTTACGTGATTAAATATCTATACTTGGATGTATTATGGATGTCAATAGGATGTTGTTTTTACTCATCCTAGGGACAACCAATACGTATAGCAattggacatccatttaaCATCCCGTACGGGACATGGCTGTCAATCGGATATGCGGCTCTCATTCGGACATCAGACGGATGAAGTGTGCTATGTGGGATCGCTGCACAGTTGAGTTGGTTTTTTGTGGTGGTGTTGTATAGTccagtccattaacatgcggGGGTGGGGTCTTTTAATATAAACATTGGATTTTTTCATTGGCTGGAGTTCTTGACAAGAAACCTTAACCAAGAAACCTTACTTTACGTTAATTTCCCATTCCCTACCCTACCCCAGTAATTAAACCACTTTTTTTGCGCCAAGTATGTCAGTCAACCATAAATTGTCCCCATGTAAATACTAAGGGACCCCTCACAAATGTTAATGGACTCGACTGTATCTTCTTCTACCTCTGTTTGGTGGATGCTCTCGgtttaagttttctttttggatcCGCTGCGTATAAGGTCTGAAATCGACCAAAGACGTTCTTAGTCACATTTACTTTAACATGACGAATGATTTGCGTTATCCCAGTTGATTCGATATACGCACTCCCCTTTTGATGACATTTGGATCCAGCTATTGTCTTTCGGCATGTGGTATATGAAAACAGAGGTggacgataaaaaaaattagataagAATTTAGTGTAGAAATGTGTGGCCTCTTACTGCGGAAGAGCTCAAGAAAGACGAAGCCATTTTTCCATTCGAAATATCAGACTTATCAATGAGATTAAGCACAGCTTCACATTCAGAGCACATGACGAGGAATCAAACAACTGGAAATTATGAGCGTGACGACCCCAAGTTTCTCCACGAGATTAACGTCATCTGATGGGTAGAAGAGATGAACATACAAGACTCCACCAATAACCTTCAAACAATGGACGGCAAATAAATTGAGTGTTAAAATCTCTGTTTTCTCAaaccaaaatatatttttacaagTGTGGTTGCCGTTGCCCGAACCCTATCTGGATTTCTAAACAATATAAGTTTTGTTTAGCAATCTTCTTCTTGCCTTctgtcccctttttttccaagtCTTCTTTCAGTCAGCCATTTCCCTGATCTCTATTATCTTACTCACTTAAAAAATGACAAGAAGACTACATTATTTGCTCTTGTGACCGTGTGTCCGATAAATTCATCAACTGGCAGCCCTACTGAAAACTGAAACAGGAAGACTAGTAAAATTTCTTCGATCAGATAACGGAAGAGATTCTGTATTAAGGAGTTTGAAGAATGGCACTTCAAATTTGGAATCCACCACGAAACAAGCGCTCCTTACATCCTTCAACAGAACGGAGTTTCTGAACTTGACAATATTACTATAATGGAAACGAGGAAAAGTCTGATGCATGCTTAGAAGATTCCACTGGAAATCCAGGGTGAAgcagtagtttttttttgttaatgtgCTGAATCGTTCTCTTTCTAACACTATTGACACTACGCCAAATGAAGCTTGGTACAGAAAGAACCCGGACATATCGCATTTTCGATATTTCAGTTTAAGGACGTTTGGACATGTCCCTTACACAAAACGACAGAAATTGGACAAAAAGTGATCTCATTGGACTATTGCAACAGCTCAAAACAAACAGACTGTGGTTTTAGTTACAAGGAAAATTATCGAAGGCAGGGCAAACATCATCTTTGACGAAAATTCATCATACGGTGGGTAGAAAGAAACACAGGTCAACTTTAAACACGGAAACTATTGACGACCCTTTACTGATACTACTTCCGTATCTCCTCCATTACAGCTTGGAAGAAACAATCCTGGAGCTACTGCAATCTGGAATCAGCCATCCATGAGGGATATTACTCCCTTATTAAAAACGAGACATGGGCATTGACACCTCTTTATCCTGGACGCGACAGTATGAATACCGAGTTTCAGATCAAACCGGCCCATGAAGACACTTCTGAGCGATACAATGACCGTCTGGTAGCCAAAGGTCACACACAGAAATATGCTATAGATTATCACGAGAAATTTACCCTTGTCGTGAAGTATAAGGCACTCAGAGTCAGGCTCGCAACCGTTTCCGCCTTAGATCTGGAGATAATCCAGTTGGAAATCAAAACAGACTTCCACAAAGACGACGGAGTTCTCAACAAAGAGATCTTTACGGATAATCCCGAAGGATTCATCAAACAAGGAAGGGAAAAGGAAGTCTGTCACCTTAGAAAATCCTTCCATGGATTGAAACAAGCTCCACGTGTGTTGAACACTATAATTTAATGAGTTCCTCTTAAAGTTTTATAAAAGTTCAGTTTAGAACATCAAACAGCATATCCTTGGGTGTATTTATAAGGGCAGCTGCGTACTTATCTAAACCCCATCTCACGGCAAAGCTGattctttaattaaatttggtCCAGTATTCCCCTAAAAAAGAGCCAGCTGATCGAAACCCTTGTCTTGAATCatttaaaccaaaaaatcaagaagaaaaatcagcaATGGAAAACATTCATTATCGATAAACAGTCGGCGGCTTATTGTATGTCATGGTAATGTCTCACCCGTACATAGCGTATGCTGTTggtaaagttgaaaaatattgcCAAAATCCCGGCCTTGCCCATTGGAGTGTGGATAAGCGCATACTGTACTATTAAGCATAAACCGCAAATTTTAGCCTTTTCTTCATCGACAGTGAAAAGACTCTACCGTTGGCTACTCTGATGCAGATTATTCTGGTGACACTAAAAATCGTTGTTCTACTTCACGTTGGGCCAAAGTCATGCGCCAGGGCCAGCAGACAACAGTCCTGCACATCACTTTTCACCACAGAAGCTGAATTTGTATTC
Above is a genomic segment from Daphnia pulicaria isolate SC F1-1A chromosome 8, SC_F0-13Bv2, whole genome shotgun sequence containing:
- the LOC124311816 gene encoding uncharacterized protein LOC124311816, which gives rise to MLPGFKIMADGKQDDPNAVRTKKIEVEYRQTLIRKKEYTNTNIDGLLWSQNLPTDDVGTHFEATDGTVNISNDLPPSPTHVTPPLRIELIGDENVFAAEVVNSETTSSKSVNTDEHLHLPLASVGTTSMSNEFNGHPNFLEDDSQASGASGHTTHYQHFMNYENLDWEELLEDNDSYQKSISESSIPDNVNDWLVNLNDENIDVSHEEAVRRSLAEWVLDCNIPRAHVSNLLKRLKQQNLFVYT